AGGGGACGCCCACCGTGTACGAGGCGGTCTATCCCGACATGATCGAGTTCCTCAAGGAGAACGCCGGGGTCACCCTGAGCGATGAGGAGGCGGAACTCGTCCACCGCGCGGCGAAGCTCTCGGGCTATCTCGACATCGACGAGATCGACGACCTGACCCAGGCCCGCGCGGACGTCGCCGACGAACTCGGCGTCGACGCCGACGAACTCACGGAACTGCTGCACCCCCTCGAAACGATCTACGCCATCGCGGACCACTGTCGGACGATGGCCTACATGTTCGGTGACGAGATCGTCCCCTCGAACGTCGGCACGGGCTACCTCGCGCGGATGGTGCTGCGCCGGACGAAGCGCCTCGTCGACGACGTCGGCGTCGACGCGCCGCTCGACGAACTCGTGGACATGCAGGCCGAGCGCCTCGGGTACGAGAACCGGGACACGATCCGCGATATCGTCCGCACCGAGGAGCGGAAGTACCGGGAGACCCTGGAACGCGGGCGCCGGAAGGTCGAGAGCCTGGCCGCCGAGTACGCCGACAAGGACGCGGCGATTCCGGTCGAAGAGCTCATCGAACTGTACGACTCCCACGGCATCCAGCCCGAGATGGTCGCCGAGATCGCCGCCGATCGCGGCGCGAGCGTCGACGTCCCGGACGACTTCTATTCGCTCGTCGCGGAGCGGCACGAGGGCGAGGGGGCCTCCCGGGAGGCCGTCGAGCGAAGCGAACGCCTCGCGGACCTCCCCGAGACCGAGCGACTGTACTACGACGACCAGGAGCGCACGGAGTTCGAGGCCGTCGTTCTCGACGTCATCGAGCGCGAGGATGGCTACGACGTCGTCCTCGACCAGACGATGTTCTACCCCGAGGGCGGCGGCCAGCCGGCCGACCACGGGACGCTCTCGACCGACGACGTGACGGTGCAGGTGACGGACGTCCAGATCCGCGACGGCGTCGTGCTCCACCGGGCGGACGGCAACCCCGGAAAGGGCGAGTTCGTCCGCGGCCAACTCGACGTCGAGCGCCGGCGGCGACTGATGCGGCACCACACCGCCACGCACGTCATCGGTTACGCCGCCCGCCAGGTGCTCGGCGAGCACGTCCGACAGGCCGGCGCACAGAAGGGAACGCACCGCTCGCGACTCGACGTCAGGCACTACGAGCGGATCTCCCGGGAGGAAGTAAAGCGGATCGAGGCGGTCGCGAACGATCTCGTGATGCGGAACGTCGCGGTCAAGCAGCGCTGGCCGGACCGACACGAGGCCGAGGAGGAGCACGGCTTCGACCTCTACCAGGGGGGTATCCCGCCGGGACAGAACATCCGGACGATCACCATCAGCGACGACGTCCAGGCCTGCGGCGGCACGCACGTGAGTCGCACCGGCGACATCGGCACGATCAAGATCCTCACGACGGAGCCGGTGCAGGACGGCATCGAGCGCATCGTCTTCGCCGCCGGCGACGCCGCGATCGAAGCCACGCAGCGGACCGAGGACGCCCTCTACGCGGCGGCCGACGTGCTCGACGTGACGCCCGAGGACGTCCCCGAAACGGCCGAGCGGTTCTTCACCGAGTGGAAGGAGCGCGGCAAGACGATCGATCGGCTGAAGACCGAACTGGCGGAGGCGCGCGCGGCCGCCGGCGAGGACGAGATCGACATCGACGGGACGCCCGCCGTGGTGCGCCGACTCGACGGCGACGCCGACGAACTGAGAGCGACCGCGAACGCGCTCGTCGAGGAGGGCAAAGTGGCCGTTCTCGGCTCCGGAAGCGGCGGAAGCGCGCAGTTCGTCGTCGGCGTCCCGGACGGAGCGGGAATCAACGCGGGCGAGGTCGTCGGGCAACTCGCCGGCCGGGTCGGCGGCGGCGGCGGCGGCCCGCCGGACTTCGCACAGGGCGGCGGTCCCGACGTCGACGCGCTGGACGAGGTTCTCGACGACGCCCCCGAGATTCTCCGCGCCATCCGGAGCGCCTGATTGCGGCGGGTCACCGTGTCACGCGATCGCAGCGCGTCGCAGGCAGTCGCCAGACTGCGGCGTGTCGGAGTTGGCCACCTGATCGCGGGCCGTCGTTAGTCACCTGACCGCGGCACGTCGCTGTCGGTCTCGGCAACAGACTCGTTCGACACAAGACTTATCGATACTTGTTGGTTATCTAACATTGTGTCCTCCATAGAGCAGGTGGCTTCCCGGATCGAGGAGGCGTCTACCGTGCTAGTTCTCCGGCCACAGCGTGCGGCCTTCGACGATGTCCAGTGGAAAGGGGCGCTCGTCGGGGACTCCACGGAGGTCGAACTGCTCGGTGTCTCCTTCTCACAGCCACCCGCTGTCTGGTACGAAGAGTGGGTCGACGCGCTCGGGAACGCCCCCGCAGCGTCGGCCGTGATCTCGACGGCGGAGCTCGCGGGAGGGACGCCCGAGGATTGCGACGCCAACGTCGAAACGGTGGCCACTCCCTCCAACCTCACGGGGATCGGCGTCAAATCGACGCCGTACCTGAACGAGTGGGACGACGCTCTCGCGGTCGTGGAATCGCTGACGGTGCTGCTCCAGTACGCCGACACGCAGAGCGTCTACAAGTTTCTCCACGTGCTGACGAGTCGGCTCCAGGCGACCGACGCGGCGGGGCAGTTCTACCTCGATCCGACACTCGAAGACGACCGGACGGTCGAACTGTTCAAGACGCTGTTCGACGCCGTCGTCGAGTGCGAGGTCGACGACGACGGTGACGACTCGACGGTCGAGTGGTCGGTCGCGATTCGAAACGGGTGAGCGGCGGTCGCGCTCCGAGACGCCTAAGCCGCTCCTGTCTCACTCGTACGTATGGTTCGAACCTCGAACGGCGACGTCGGCCTCTACTACGAGACGGCCGGCAGCGGCCCGACCGTCGCGTTCGTCGGCGACGTCGGGTACGGCGCGTGGCAGTGGGGCTGGCAGCACGCCGCGGTCGCGGGGCCGTACGAGAGCCTCGTGGCGGACCTCCGCGGGACCGGACGTTCGGACGCCCCGTCCGGCCCGTACGCCGTCGAAGACCTGGTCGCGGACTTCACGACCGTCCTCTCGGACGCCGGGGTTCGCTCGGCGCACGTCGTCGGCGCGGGGCTCGGCGGGATGGTCGCCCTGGAGGCGGCTCGAACCACCGCGCGCGTCGACAGCCTCGTCCTGCTCGGCACGGCCGCGAGCGGCGCGGACCTCGACCTCGAACCGCTGTGGGGCGACCCCGACGACCCGGACGCGCTCGAATCCTCGCTCGCGGCCGGCCTGTCGGACGCGTTCGTCGACGCCCGTCCCGACGCCGTCGAGCGGATGGTCGAGTGGCGGTCCGAAGCGGACGCCGACCGGGCGGCGTGGGAGGCGCAGGCCGCCGCCGTCGCCGACTTCGACGTCTCGGACCGGCTCTACGAGATCACCGCCCCCGCGCTCGTGTGCCACGGCCGCGACGACGCCGTCTGGCCGCCCGCCCGCGGCGAGGCGCTGGCCGAGGGGCTCCCGCGGGGCGAGTTCTACGGCGTCGAAGACGCGGGCCACTTCGTCCACGTCGAGGCGTCGCGGCGGGTGAACGACGACCTGATCGGCTTCCTCGACGGGCAGGTCGAGGAGTGATCTGACCCGATCGGATCTCGCCCGGTCGGCCCAGTCGCGTCCGAGAGACCGGCACGACTGCCCGTGGGCGCAAGGTCTTTTTCGGCGCATCGCGTTTTCCAGACCGATGACCCGGTCCAGCGACCGACTGCGCCTCGCGCTTCTCGACGCCTCCCACGGCGACGAACACACGCCGCGGAACTTCCGCCGGGAACTCGACGCCGACCTCGTGGAGTTCGACGTGACGGCGAACGAGCGACCGGCGGGGTTCGACTTCGACGGCGTCGTCGTCACCGGCTCCCGCTCGTCGGTCTACTGGGACCGCGACTGGATCAGACCCCTAGTCGACTACGTCGCCGAGGCCGACGAGCGCGGACTGCCGATCCTCGGCGTCTGTTACGGGCACCAAGTGGTCGCCTCGGCGCTCGGCGGCCGCGTCCGAGACATGGGCGAGTACGAGATCGGCTACCGCGAGATCGAGCGGGTCGCCGACGACGAACTGTTCGAGGGGATCCCGGAGACCTTCGTCGCCTTCACGACGCACTCGGACGCGGTGACCGAACTCCCGCCCGGGGCCGAACTGCTCGCCGAGAACGACTACGGCGTGCACGCGTTCCGCCGCGGCGACGCGTGGGGCGTGCAGTTCCACCCCGAGTACGACCGCGAGACCGCCGTCGCGGTCACGAACGAGAAGGACCTCTCCCCCGAGCGCCGGCAGTCGGTGCTCGACGGCGTCACCGACGAGAACTACGCGGCCGCCTGTCGCACGAAGCGGCTGTTCGACAACTTCACTGACGCGGTTCGGCGGATTCGGGGCGAGCGAGCGGCTGCGGTGCGGTGACCGCTGCCGCGGCGCGGTGATCGCACCACCGATCGGTCTTGCTCCCGCTCGATTACGATTCCGCTATTCGATTACGATTCGTCCCGCTCGATTACGATTCGTCCCGCTCGATTACGATTCGTCCCGCTCGATTACGATTCGTCCCGCTCGATTACGATTCGTCCCGCTCGATTACGATTCGTCCCGCTCGATCACGATTTCCTGCTTGATCACGACTCGTCCTCCCAGTAGTCGACGTCGTCGTCGCGGCGGTAGTAGCCAGAGACGACCCGCTCGTCGGCGTCGCCGCCGGGCGGCGATCCCGCGTACACGCCGATCTTCTCGGAGTCCGGATAGACGGTCACGTCGGGGTCCTGCATCGTCGAGACGGCGAGAAAGCGGAGCGGGTCATCGCCGTCGTTGTGGAGCCGGTGTGCGCCATCGGGGGCCGCCGGGAAGGCGCAGAAGTCGCCCGGTCCGACCCGGGTCTCGCCGTCGGGCGTCCGAAGCAGCCCGCTCCCCGCGAGGACGTACACCGCCTCCTCGTTGCCGGCGTGGAAGTGATACGGCCACGACGATGCCCCCGGCGGGAGTTCGTAGAGGCTCGCGCCGAGGTCCGCCGCGTCGGTCTCGGCCGCGAGTTTCTTTCGTCTGAAATGCGTCTCCTCGCGTTCGGTTTCGCTCCACTCGACGTCCTGTTCGTTGACACGGCCCATACGTTCCGTCCCAGAGCTGGCGGCTTAAATACGGGGGCGGCGGCTCGAGTCGAGGACCGGTGGCTCGATGGTCAGGCGCGGCCGACTGAGTGTCGTAAACGTCGTGGCATAGCGGCTAGGGAGCGCCAGCTTTTGCACCGGGACGCGCCGGCCCGAACGCAGAGGAAGGAGCGGCACCGACGGCGTTTTCATCCTCTCCACTGTACTGACGGGCAATGGGAATCGATCCGAACTTCGACAGCAACCGCGAGAAGGTCGGCGAGGAGGAGCTGGACGAGCTCCGCTCGTCGGCAAGCGAAACGGAATTTGGCGACGGGGTAGACGTCTGGGGACCCGTCGAGCCCCCCGAAAAACTGGGGATCCACGGGACGCACGTCGCCGTCGACTACGACCTCTGCGTCGCCGACGGCGCGTGCCTGGAGAACTGCCCGGTCGACGTGTTCACGTGGGTCGAAACGCCGGGGCACCCCGAGTCCGAGCGGAAGGTCGAACCGACGCGCGAGGACCAGTGCATCGACTGTATGCTCTGCGTCGACATCTGCCCGGTCGACGCCATCGACGTCGACGGGTCTCGGGTCTGAGAGCCACCGCGTCCCGCTCGGACCGATTCTCCTCCGACCTGACGGTCGTCACTCGGTCACATCGCGTATCGCCGCTCGAATCCGGCTTCCGACCCGGCCGGCCGCGCGCTCGGGGCGGACGCCGTGCGTCGCCGCCGCGCACGCGAGCAGCATAATCGCGATGCCGTACAGCGGCACCGTCGCGAACGTGAACACGTCGACGAGGGCGACCTCCAGGAGAGACGGGAGGCCGAACTCCCGAACCGCCTCGACCAGCGACCCCGGGTACTCGTTCGCGAACAGCACCGCGCTGCCGGCGAGAAAGAGCCGGCGTCCCGGACCGTCCCAGACGTACCACAGCGGGATCATCGGGAAGAACAGCAGCACGAGATACCACTGCAGCGCCGGGATCAGCGTGATCGTGACGACGAGCGTCGCGAAGATCCCGATCAGTCGCCCCTGAAGCGTCGCCACGTCGGCGTAAAGAGAACGAAGGATCACGACACCGACGAGCGCGGCGAGGGGCGTCAGCACCTCCGGCGGGGCGTTCGGGAAGAGCCCCCAGACGACGTGCGACAGCGGCCGCTGGAGCGTCACGTAGAACGTCGCGTCCGCGGGGTAGCCCCCGACGAAGGCCGCGGTCTCCGCGCGGTCGAACACGACCGCCGAAAAGAACGTGACCGTCGGCTCCGTGCCGTACGCGACGACGCCCGCGAGAAGCCCGCCGACGCCGACGGCCGTCGCGCTCGCGATCGACCGCCACGACCGGCGTTTGAGCAGCCACGCGCCGACGAGCGCGGGGAACAGTTTGAACAGCGCCGCGAGCCCGAACGCGGCACCGGCGACGCCCTCGCGGTCGCGGTCGAGCGCGAGAAAGCCCGCGACGAACGCCAGCGCGACGAGCAGGTTGATGTTGCCGTAGTACATCGTCCCGAAGGTGAACGGCGAGACGAGCACGAGTCCGGTGATCAACCCGACGTCGAGCCACCCGAGCCGGTACGCCACTCGATCGACGAAGCGCACGACTGCGGCCGCGACGGCGAGGCCGGCGAGGACGTTCAGCGCGACGACGACCCAGTAGCCGGTCAGCCACTCGAAGCCGGTGAACGGGTAGTAGACGGTGACGGTGATCGGCGGGTAGAGGTAGACCGCCCACTCGCCCAGTTCCGGCGGGGCGACGCCGTAGAACGACTGTCCGTCCCGGGCCAGTTTCGCGGCGTACCGATAGGTCCGGACGTTCGCCCCGAGGTTGCCACCGGGGTTCCAGGCCCACTCGGCCCAGTCGGGGTTGAAGTTGCGGTCGTACGCGGCGGTCCCGACCAGAATCGCGAAGGCCATCACGGCCCAGACGGTTCTCTTCGAGCGGGCGACGAGCGGTCGACGGGAGAGATCTGGCGGGGACATCGGTCGCCACGGTGCGGTCGAGTCGTGACGGGCGAAGCATCTCCGTTCAAATCCTTATATATGTCTCTCCGTCGTCTCGTCGCTGTCGGAGACGCAACAACTCGACGGGGCGGGGACAGCGCCCCGTCGACGGTCCGCTGACTGATCCGTAGTCGGCGGATGGGATCGACGGCCCACGCGTCGCAGACAGCCCCCGATCACGATCGCCGACAGTGTCTTGCCGCCGGCGGCCGAACGCAAAACCACGATGTCTGACGAAGTCGTTCGGCTGTTGCAGAAGGCCTACCAGGACGAGATCGAGACCGTGATGAACTACATGACGAACTCCATCGTCCTCGACGGCGTCCGCGCCGAGGAGATCAAGGAATCACTCCAGCAGGACATCCAGGAGGAACTCGGCCACGCCGAGCAGCTCGGCAACCGACTCAAGCAGCTCGACGAGCACCCGCCCGGCTCGGCCGCCTTCGAGGCGAACCAGCTGAGCCTCCAGCCGCCCGAGGACAGCACGGACGTGCTCTCGGTGATCGAGGGCGTCCTCGACGCCGAGGACGACGCCATCGAGACGTACCGCGCGCTCGTCGCCGCGGCCGAGGAGGCGAACGACCCGGTGACCGAAGACCTCGCAGTGACGCTTCTGGCCGACGAGGAGGCCCACCGGACGGAGTTCCGCGGGTTCAAGAAGGAGTACAGCCAGGACTGACGGACCGCGTCTCGGCACCCGTGGAGAGCGGCAGCAGCCTGCATAAATCGACAGCAGCCCCGCGTCGCTCGACAGCCTCCCCGCGTCGCTCGATACGCTACTCTCGCAGATCGACCGCCCACACGTCGACGCTGACGCGAACGGTCACCCGTGCGGGGCCGTCGCCCGTATTCTCACAGAGGAGGACCCACTCGCCGGCCTCGATTTCGCTCTGAGTCACGTACGCCTCGTCGTCGTGCCACAGTGCGACGGCCTCCCGCTCGGCGTCTGGAATCGGTTCTTCGGCCGCGTACGCCTCGTACTGGGC
This portion of the Halobellus litoreus genome encodes:
- the alaS gene encoding alanine--tRNA ligase — translated: MSELEAEYRLDYFEEEGFHRKQCPVTDVHFWTRDPDRETCGEPPADDYSFIDNPGFDEEYTLEEMREEFLSFFEEHGHERIEPYPVAANRWRDDVLLTQASIYDFQPLVTSGQTPPPANPLTISQPCIRMQDIDNVGKTGRHTMAFEMMAHHAFNAREEVGDEYAYSGEVYWKDETVELCDQFFEHMGADLEEITYIEDPWVGGGNAGPAFEVLYRGAELATLVFMSMEQDDEGDYEMKDGNRYSPMDTYIVDTGYGLERWTWVSQGTPTVYEAVYPDMIEFLKENAGVTLSDEEAELVHRAAKLSGYLDIDEIDDLTQARADVADELGVDADELTELLHPLETIYAIADHCRTMAYMFGDEIVPSNVGTGYLARMVLRRTKRLVDDVGVDAPLDELVDMQAERLGYENRDTIRDIVRTEERKYRETLERGRRKVESLAAEYADKDAAIPVEELIELYDSHGIQPEMVAEIAADRGASVDVPDDFYSLVAERHEGEGASREAVERSERLADLPETERLYYDDQERTEFEAVVLDVIEREDGYDVVLDQTMFYPEGGGQPADHGTLSTDDVTVQVTDVQIRDGVVLHRADGNPGKGEFVRGQLDVERRRRLMRHHTATHVIGYAARQVLGEHVRQAGAQKGTHRSRLDVRHYERISREEVKRIEAVANDLVMRNVAVKQRWPDRHEAEEEHGFDLYQGGIPPGQNIRTITISDDVQACGGTHVSRTGDIGTIKILTTEPVQDGIERIVFAAGDAAIEATQRTEDALYAAADVLDVTPEDVPETAERFFTEWKERGKTIDRLKTELAEARAAAGEDEIDIDGTPAVVRRLDGDADELRATANALVEEGKVAVLGSGSGGSAQFVVGVPDGAGINAGEVVGQLAGRVGGGGGGPPDFAQGGGPDVDALDEVLDDAPEILRAIRSA
- a CDS encoding ferritin-like domain-containing protein — protein: MSDEVVRLLQKAYQDEIETVMNYMTNSIVLDGVRAEEIKESLQQDIQEELGHAEQLGNRLKQLDEHPPGSAAFEANQLSLQPPEDSTDVLSVIEGVLDAEDDAIETYRALVAAAEEANDPVTEDLAVTLLADEEAHRTEFRGFKKEYSQD
- a CDS encoding alpha/beta fold hydrolase, whose translation is MVRTSNGDVGLYYETAGSGPTVAFVGDVGYGAWQWGWQHAAVAGPYESLVADLRGTGRSDAPSGPYAVEDLVADFTTVLSDAGVRSAHVVGAGLGGMVALEAARTTARVDSLVLLGTAASGADLDLEPLWGDPDDPDALESSLAAGLSDAFVDARPDAVERMVEWRSEADADRAAWEAQAAAVADFDVSDRLYEITAPALVCHGRDDAVWPPARGEALAEGLPRGEFYGVEDAGHFVHVEASRRVNDDLIGFLDGQVEE
- a CDS encoding DUF7504 family protein encodes the protein MSSIEQVASRIEEASTVLVLRPQRAAFDDVQWKGALVGDSTEVELLGVSFSQPPAVWYEEWVDALGNAPAASAVISTAELAGGTPEDCDANVETVATPSNLTGIGVKSTPYLNEWDDALAVVESLTVLLQYADTQSVYKFLHVLTSRLQATDAAGQFYLDPTLEDDRTVELFKTLFDAVVECEVDDDGDDSTVEWSVAIRNG
- a CDS encoding 4Fe-4S dicluster domain-containing protein encodes the protein MGIDPNFDSNREKVGEEELDELRSSASETEFGDGVDVWGPVEPPEKLGIHGTHVAVDYDLCVADGACLENCPVDVFTWVETPGHPESERKVEPTREDQCIDCMLCVDICPVDAIDVDGSRV
- a CDS encoding cupin domain-containing protein encodes the protein MGRVNEQDVEWSETEREETHFRRKKLAAETDAADLGASLYELPPGASSWPYHFHAGNEEAVYVLAGSGLLRTPDGETRVGPGDFCAFPAAPDGAHRLHNDGDDPLRFLAVSTMQDPDVTVYPDSEKIGVYAGSPPGGDADERVVSGYYRRDDDVDYWEDES
- a CDS encoding type 1 glutamine amidotransferase — its product is MTRSSDRLRLALLDASHGDEHTPRNFRRELDADLVEFDVTANERPAGFDFDGVVVTGSRSSVYWDRDWIRPLVDYVAEADERGLPILGVCYGHQVVASALGGRVRDMGEYEIGYREIERVADDELFEGIPETFVAFTTHSDAVTELPPGAELLAENDYGVHAFRRGDAWGVQFHPEYDRETAVAVTNEKDLSPERRQSVLDGVTDENYAAACRTKRLFDNFTDAVRRIRGERAAAVR
- a CDS encoding glycosyltransferase family 87 protein; protein product: MSPPDLSRRPLVARSKRTVWAVMAFAILVGTAAYDRNFNPDWAEWAWNPGGNLGANVRTYRYAAKLARDGQSFYGVAPPELGEWAVYLYPPITVTVYYPFTGFEWLTGYWVVVALNVLAGLAVAAAVVRFVDRVAYRLGWLDVGLITGLVLVSPFTFGTMYYGNINLLVALAFVAGFLALDRDREGVAGAAFGLAALFKLFPALVGAWLLKRRSWRSIASATAVGVGGLLAGVVAYGTEPTVTFFSAVVFDRAETAAFVGGYPADATFYVTLQRPLSHVVWGLFPNAPPEVLTPLAALVGVVILRSLYADVATLQGRLIGIFATLVVTITLIPALQWYLVLLFFPMIPLWYVWDGPGRRLFLAGSAVLFANEYPGSLVEAVREFGLPSLLEVALVDVFTFATVPLYGIAIMLLACAAATHGVRPERAAGRVGSRIRAAIRDVTE